The region AACCAAGCAGCTCACGTGACGAAATTCCTCCCCCTGTGCTGTGGGCACTTCTCACCTGTCCGATTGATGATCCTCCTCTTCTGCGCTTTGGTGAGCTGCTCCTTCCTCTCTTTCTTTTTGCCCGTGGCGTTGGGTACGGCCTCACCGCTTGGCGTTAAATTCTGGCGGTGAAAGGAAGGAAGCGCTCAGTGCCCGGTCGTACGCCGCCGACGCTACTACTTGAAACCGACCACGGCGGTGACCATAGGTCTGTGGTTCTCCATCAAGTCTTCTTGGTTGTCCTTGGCCCACTCGAACAGGGTGTAGGTCATGGCGTCGCCCAGATTGGCTTCTACTTGTTCCTCCAGCTTCGAAAGGATGACCTGCTTGGTTTCGGGAGTTCTGGCAATGGCAATAAAATGTTTTAGgaggatatttttatttttaactattTCTCCAAGCCGGGCAACTTACATTCGGTTGTTAAAAAAGCCATCCAGGGAGATTTGAGGACCAgtcttggggtatgtctctggCCACGTGATGTCCAGGATGAATGCTTTGGAGTCATCCAGACCGCCTATCTGATGGTTTATAAATTATAATTAGTCTGATTCAGATTTTCTGGTTGGCCGATTTCAATGTCTCAACACACAATTTTGTCTCTATTCTGTTGACgcaatacttaaaaaaaacaagacgcgattcttttttttgggaaTTTTACTCGAACCAAAATAATGAACTTAATACTCACCCTCAACTGAAAGGAAACTGGACTAAGCACTTTGAAACACTCGTCACCTTCGTAAATCGAGCGAAGAGCCTCCAACTCCATCTAGAAACAAGCACCACATTCGGAAAAAATCGGCCATTTCAACAGGCTGGCGAGTTAGCATTCCACAGCTACCAGCCGCTAGCCACATTAGCGTCCATTTATACCTTACCTCTTGATCCTCATTCGCTGTCATAGTTTCGCTTTCGTTTGGCCGTGGCGTCCTCCCTCCACGGAGCCAAATCGTTACGATAAGGGAGCCATGGCTATCATTAAAAAACGATCGTTTATAACAACTTGTACTGTGACATACTGGTAGTACTACCAACACCGTGACATTTTGGCGCATGCGCACTCGTACTATACTCTTCATCGGGATTTATCAACCGCGCGCTAAGTAGGCTAAAACGCAAGTACCGCCATCTAGCGGCAGAAAACGCAAACGTTTTCTCCGGTACAGTCAACCCCCCACTACCAATCAGAGCAAAGTGCGAATAGAATTCATTAACAATAGGAGTCAATTTTGCAAAGAACCACAAGGAGAGTGCCAAGCgtttagtaaaaaatattttatgtacCTTTTCAAAAGTGGTGACAAAAAGCAAAAGACATTCACATTGATGCGATGATGCGGAGTAACGGAAGTGGCGGGGGTGTTCCATCAAGTACTCGGTCAAAATGTAAACAGTAAAAGAAGCAGCCGAGgcagcttttcatttttttgtgggtctccaGATTGACGTACTAGGGACCAGCCGCACACCGAGCAACAGCGACCATCCCAAAGTTCCAaaacaatatttaaaatgtCCTTGCTTCACAAGGGTATGTTTTTTGATTGGTCGGTGTGCGGCAGGAATCGGACGTTCCTGATGCGTTTGAGCGTTTCTTCCGTATCGTTGCTATCCAGCTTAAGGTTCGTGTACCAATGCGTGCTTTAACTTCCTAAAATGCTCAAGCGGCTTTCCGTTGCGGAGTGGACCATGATTTTCAAGCGATTCTggacaccccccctccccaagcgTGGCGAAACCTCTTTGGCACAGAACGCAAATCCGAGACAAATTGTAAACCGCAGTTTTTCGTACACaaagaacattttaaaatatcatTAAAAGAAGCCATTTTGGCAGAAATGACACGTCTTGGTCCGTGCAAAACTGCGTCAAATGTGGCCATAGATTCCAGCGCGGCGACTCGTCGCTTTCGTCTAAACGCCGTCCTCCCGCCGCCGTGCGCCGCGACCACGAGGTGGTCGACCGACGTAGCGACGTTACtttagtgcaaaaaaaaagaggctttgAGGCAGAAGAGGAAGGCCGGCTTCACGATGGGGGTGACGCCGAGCTCTGTTTGGCACCTGGGACCGCTCTGCGGGAGACAACGAAGGAAACAGAATCTGTGATTCGCAtacaatgtatttgtttttgtctttaccGTTATTCATCAAATTGTATGAAAATGACCTCTATTGATatttataccgtaattttcggactataagtcgcgttttttttcatagtttgggtgagggggggcgacttatactcaggagcgacttatatatacgttttttttccacttttttgggcgttttatggctggtgcgacttatactccggtgcaacttatagtccgaaaattacggtaatcacaaaaaactaagaaaaaaaaacgctcacctGCGCAAACTCACCTGAGAGCCCTGTGAGGGTGGACCCCTGGCGGTCTGCTTGCAGTTTTGAGTCCTACCGCTGGGGGCATCATGACCAGCAGGCTCGGCGACGGTTTGGAGGTCAGCACCCTCACTGGCGAGCCTCCTCTGGCGGGACTGAGGGGGAGGGGCCTCTGGGGGGGCAATGGTGACGGTCTGGGctgtggggaggaaaaaaaagttcataatATGACTACCATCAGTTCGGGCGAGGACTTCTAAGTTCACtggccttttgtttttttggcaaATGACTTTTTAGGCAGCCTCACCAGTGGCGATCGCGTGGGGTTGAGGGGCAGGGGCTTCTTAGGTGGGCTCAGTCGCTGCGGGGATTGCCGGGGCGCCGACGGGACGGGGGGGCGGTGCCCCCTGACATCCCGAGTCAACGGAGCGGGCCGCAGCGGGCGCACGATGTTAACCGGCTGGGTACCAACTGCCGCCGATTCTGGTCGGAGAGGAAGAACCTCTTTGCTGGTGGCGGAAAGCTACAGGatgaaaaaaattgttttttttttttagatgaacaATTTTATATCTTGAATGAATATGTTGCTAACTCACCCCCTTGTGGCTGCTGGCTTTGTTGATGGGTCCGACAACTTTGAGGTGAAAGGCAGGATTCAGGTGGCTGTTCTTCTTGGCTTTGTCTGTTTCCATTctgaccacaagagggcgccctTCATTACAACCGCCGCCGTATAACCCGAGCAAACCGCAAGCCAAGCGACGGGCACAAAATGTCGACGTGATATTTTATGTGCATGAATTACATATTGGATGATAAGCTCTTCAcgcacacaccaacacacacagattttttttcagcatTTGTTTCCAACCACCACAAATTTGTCGAATTAATTACGCACATTCATCAGAGTCACACATACGCACTTAGTCTCTTTAACACAACGAGCAATCCGAGCTATTAGCGCCAAATGTCGACGTATTTCAAAGTCGTTTGTCCGGCTGGCGATGAACTGCTCGAGCAAGACAAACGAGAGCGAGAGCCAAGAGGTTGGCCGTAAAACCCGATGAGGAATAAGAGAACGGTTACGCTACTTGTTGCTCTTGTTCTTGTCTCTCCGCGCCAGCCACTTGTgcaagtaggaggtcttgatgCGGTAGCAGTAGAAGAGCAGCagcacgccgggcaggagcacCAGGAAGGCAAATAGAAGGCCCACCACCAAGCCCACCTGACCTGCACGCCACATGTTGACAAGTTCaccatcctcttttttttttttttaaatgtgatttttcatgAGAGTGAGTTTGGATTTAGTTTGGGCTTAATTCTGTCATTTTAAAATGAGATTTTTCACGAGTGAGTTTGGATTTagtttagacttttttttttaggaaattcTGTTCATTTCAACatccagtttgtttgtttttattttaattttttgcttttgttttaatttgagtATTCATGGATTTTAGTGTTAGTTTTTTCCCtttattttggtttaaaatatGGTTTTCTCACTTTCTTTGTGttggagaaaatgagatttttcaCGAGTGAGTTTGGATTtagttaaaaaaattttttttaggaAATTCTGTTCATTTTAACatccagtttgtttgtttttattttattttttgctttgttttaatttgagTATTTATGGTTTGAgtatcatttttttccctttatttttgtttaaaatgtgtttttctcaCGTTGTGTtagagaaaatgtttttttttcaggattattttttgttcgtctgttttctttcaaatccattttccataaactGTCATCATTAACGTGTGTGTACTGACTGTCGTACTGCACGGGCCCGCTGTCCACGCTGCCTCCAAGGCCCGGCTTGTCGCAGAATGGGGGCGCCCAACCTCGATGGCAGTGGCAGTTGCCGTTGCTGTTGCACACCTAGCGCAGAGAAGGTCGATCCAAATCAAAGCGGGAAAAAGACGCCGCTCGCCGGCGCATAAACACAACCCGGCCCCCACCCACCCCTCATGAATTTTACAACGTCAAAACACACTCATGCGGCCTCGGCCAAATCCAATATAGGAGGACATGGTACTATTTGTGAAAATTTCCCGTCGCAAAAGGCCAGCTGACCCGCCCGGAGCTTTATCGCCGAATGAATCTTGCATGGCGTTCCTTTCCTTATCTGGCTCAGGCCAATaaatccttcttttttttatttgttttgtttgtgtttgtcctaTTGCGTCCTCACCCCGTTGCCATGGCAGCGAGAGATGCACGTCTCCAACTCGCTAAAGGATGCGTTTTGACACCGGCGCTCCCGGCACACCTGCGGACACAACACGAGCGAGTCAGAGGCATGAAAAGAAATTGGCAAGACAGTCCAAGCAAATAAAAAGGATGACTCAATAAACGGGCGGATGAATacttgctgcttctatttggaaTTTTACAGTTTTGGAGATGTTAAAAAAAGGGCCCTGGGCTAACGTTAATACGAGTGCACTACAAgggggggtgtgtgtgtgtgtgtgttgagtccTTTTATTATTCCTAAGTATTATTTTTAAACCGCTCCAAGAAAACAGTTATTGTGCGAGGTTTGCTTGGGAATGTTTACGACAACAATACACACAAAACATGTGAGCTGGAGCTGACCTTCCCCTCGCCGCATTTTGTGCCCGTCGCGACCAAGCCGGGGTCGGGAAGGTCGCCCTGGCCGTCCTGGGTGCTGTAGACGTAGGTGCCGCGGCACTTGACCTCGATGCCGCCCGTTTTGATGGTGGTGTCGATGGACACGGCGTTGGTGCCTTTGGGCTTCTTGGCGGCGCTGTGGCACTGGATCTTGCCGCATTTGGCGTCACTGGGCGCAAAGTGGGTCACGCAAAATCACGAAAAACAAGTTGGAAAGACGATTTTCGGctcacaaaataaacacaaatgaaatgaaaattgaCTGAAACTATGCTTGTCAATAAGATAATATCCATCCTTTACATATTTGTCAattttgtaccgtaattttcggactataagacgcaccggagtataagtcgcaccagccataaaatgcccaaaaaagtggaaaaaaaccccatatatatgtatataagtcgctcctgagtataagtcgccccccccacccaaactatgaaaagaacgcaacttatagtccgaaaattacggtagttcattttttttaacttatgtatttattttggaatTGCTGATACCTTTTATTTTCGTACCAAAAAAGGATCAATAGTAGTTTGAGAATAATAGGCTTCCTTACTACACATTTAGCGACTTTTCTTTTGTATGTTCCGCTCAAAGAATGCtccatatattaaaaaaaaacagaaacaaataaaaactaacaaacccGCTCTAAAAAAAAGTAAGTGAAGTcaaaacaatttaaataaatCACAACTAACCATCCTGAAATTTAAaacagaaacaaataaaaaaaagacaacccagctctaaaaaataattgaattaaaataagataaaaaaataaccaTTGCCAAACTATTCCCACCTTGTAGGGATcaaccaaattaaaaaacaatcaacTGGGGCCTGTTTCCATGCTGTCTAAATTCTTTGTAACTTCTTCCTCATTGATATGCAAATGAAAACAGGCAAGTCCGCAAACTCCCATCCGTCATttgaggggggagggggcgggggtccATGACAATTACCGGACGATGAAGCTGAGTTGTTGCGGTGACTAATGCAAAGATTAGTCAGATTGTAACAGGACGGAGCTCGCATTTCCATAATCAGCCCAGCCGGCGCCACCGCAACGCCGTCTTAATGATTCCTGCGGGGCCGCATAATCGTTGTGGGCAGCGCGGCAATCAACTTCCTTAATCCGCTCGTTCATTAACATAACTAAATTGCTCATTTGGATCCATTAATTCGCAGGAGCGGCACGCTGTGAAaaccgcaccccccccccccccaaaaaaaagagcaaatttTGGAAGGGGAGAACACGACACAAAACGAAAGAATCAGACCGGATGCCATCGTCGTCACCTTTTTGCGCACTTGACGTAGTTGCCGCGCTCGTCTTTCCCGCAGTTCCCGAAAGCGTTCCCCGCGGCGTTGACGTCTTCGAAACAGGCGTCGTGCGCCGGACGGGCACCTGGGAAACAAAGCGAGAGGGAGGCGTGTTTTTTGTAGTTTATAGTTCAATTtgtaaatataccgtattttccggactataaggcgcacctaaaaacctaaaatcttctcaaaagccgacagtgcgccttatagtccagtgcgccttatatatggaccaaattccttaaattcaaactggcccgaagcattgtgtcatgaaatcaagcacaagtggcctgctgaagactatgaatcgtgaatcaaaaagactatggatcattattttgtgattataaagtcatttgttgcatctgaagttgaaataaaaaagataaaatggagaatgatctgatttggattaaaaatctgacatgatgcattaatggtgcgccttatagtccggtgcgccttatagtccggaaaatacggtacttcaaacGATGTGGCCAAACAGTCTCAAATGAATGGAGACGTGcacttccttgacaccaattCCAATTCAACAACTATTGCTGGGCCCAAAGTAACCCAAACTGGAGAAACTAGCTAACTAGACACTGGGAGCGACAATGCAGAGAGACTCCATAAATCTTCCGATAAAAAAGCTCCCTCGTTGCCTGTCGGTGGCGTCAAAGCACTACTTTGCTTTTAGACAGCCTAACGCCTtctcatgggaaaaaaaaaatccaaaaaaaaatctgtgctaCTGACCTGACTTCAACACAGTCCCTTGTCACCAAGAGACCAAAACGAGGCGCCAAAGCACTACCTATTGACTAAAACCCAACGTACGACGTACTTACCGGCGCCCCACAACTGCAAGCACTGCTGCTGATGGGTCAGACACATGCCGTTGTAGCAGTAGGCCCGTCCCGCCTGGCACGAGGATCCGTCCAGTAGGTAGACGTTGGTGGGGCAGTAGGGCGCCGCGCCCGTGCAGTACTCGGGCAGATCGCAGGCCCCAGCCGGGCCCCGGCACATGGTGCCCGCTTGCTTCAGCTGAGTTCGTTGCATAAAATCAACATCGGAAAGAGGCATTTCAAGTTCTTGTCGTGGAGAGACGGAAAAATAAAAGTCGCTCGTTTTGTCATTTCTGTCAAGTGAAAAGTTGACTGAGCTCGTCTTTGCAATAGTTTTGACGGAAGCGACGAGAGCAGAGACGGCGAAGCGTTTGAAGATGTctgactgcgtgtgtgtgtgtgtgtgtgtgtgttccctaCCTTACAAGCTTGGCAACACACTCCATGGGCACACTGAGCCCCTTCTTTCAGCGTGCAATTATTGGCATTGCAACAGTCATTGGTGCATTCCTGCAAGTAAACAGAGGTCGGCCCTGATTATTCCTCAACCcgcggttctttttttttttcgtccccAAGGATTTTGTCTGTATTTCTTGCAAAAGTCATGAaacctgagattttttttttttttttttggtctgattCCTCTTTTCTGAATCATCTCCTCTATTTTCTGCTTCTGAAAGAGGCATTTTCATGGCTTACTACAAATGAATTGGATTTGAGGACACGCAGGTATGGCAGCCCATCCCCgccggcaaataaataaataaataa is a window of Syngnathus typhle isolate RoL2023-S1 ecotype Sweden linkage group LG1, RoL_Styp_1.0, whole genome shotgun sequence DNA encoding:
- the adam19a gene encoding disintegrin and metalloproteinase domain-containing protein 33 isoform X1, which encodes MYSKHRQKNGHISPAACASLLFFLALFSLHGAPGRTSGLQRGRTVTARWLSQGRNKREAHISAQDERPIRGEIVLSSDDLQLVLQVEHNRELLGPDFSETYYTDDGQPVTVTGGNFTDHCFYHGNVRGHPDSWVALSACSGVRGLISLNVNNSFYLEPQGGADPPLRHSLLPAQQLELEGGDCGHGRHHAAFDHVSDFLRPHRLRVKRNTWGTTKYMELYIVADNTLFKRQNRDYEKIKTRIMEIANYVDKFYRALNIRVPLIGLEVWTERDQCIVTEEPNATLWSFLQWRQKLKSRKKHDNAQLLTGVIFKGTTIGMAPLEGMCSLENSGGINVDHSELSIGAAATMAHEIGHNFGMSHDHDGCCVEATAEQGGCVMAAATGHPFPKVFSQCSKRDLDSYFQKGGGMCLFDMPNMKDLVGGKRCGNGFVEDGEECDCGQADECTNDCCNANNCTLKEGAQCAHGVCCQACKLKQAGTMCRGPAGACDLPEYCTGAAPYCPTNVYLLDGSSCQAGRAYCYNGMCLTHQQQCLQLWGAGARPAHDACFEDVNAAGNAFGNCGKDERGNYVKCAKSDAKCGKIQCHSAAKKPKGTNAVSIDTTIKTGGIEVKCRGTYVYSTQDGQGDLPDPGLVATGTKCGEGKVCRERRCQNASFSELETCISRCHGNGVCNSNGNCHCHRGWAPPFCDKPGLGGSVDSGPVQYDSQVGLVVGLLFAFLVLLPGVLLLFYCYRIKTSYLHKWLARRDKNKSNKMETDKAKKNSHLNPAFHLKVVGPINKASSHKGLSATSKEVLPLRPESAAVGTQPVNIVRPLRPAPLTRDVRGHRPPVPSAPRQSPQRLSPPKKPLPLNPTRSPLPRPSPLPPQRPLPLSPARGGSPVRVLTSKPSPSLLVMMPPAVGLKTASRPPGVHPHRALRAVPGAKQSSASPPS
- the rwdd gene encoding RWD domain-containing protein 4, giving the protein MKSIVRVRMRQNVTVLVVLPVCHSTSCYKRSFFNDSHGSLIVTIWLRGGRTPRPNESETMTANEDQEMELEALRSIYEGDECFKVLSPVSFQLRIGGLDDSKAFILDITWPETYPKTGPQISLDGFFNNRITPETKQVILSKLEEQVEANLGDAMTYTLFEWAKDNQEDLMENHRPMVTAVNLTPSGEAVPNATGKKKERKEQLTKAQKRRIINRTDNKGELPRGWNWIDVIKVCTLATFLDMNDKKLH
- the adam19a gene encoding disintegrin and metalloproteinase domain-containing protein 33 isoform X2, producing MYSKHRQKNGHISPAACASLLFFLALFSLHGAPGRTSGLQRGRTVTARWLSQGRNKREAHISAQDERPIRGEIVLSSDDLQLVLQVEHNRELLGPDFSETYYTDDGQPVTVTGGNFTDHCFYHGNVRGHPDSWVALSACSGVRGLISLNVNNSFYLEPQGGADPPLRHSLLPAQQLELEGGDCGHGRHHAAFDHVSDFLRPHRLRVKRNTWGTTKYMELYIVADNTLFKRQNRDYEKIKTRIMEIANYVDKFYRALNIRVPLIGLEVWTERDQCIVTEEPNATLWSFLQWRQKLKSRKKHDNAQLLTGVIFKGTTIGMAPLEGMCSLENSGGINVDHSELSIGAAATMAHEIGHNFGMSHDHDGCCVEATAEQGGCVMAAATGHPFPKVFSQCSKRDLDSYFQKGGGMCLFDMPNMKDLVGGKRCGNGFVEDGEECDCGQADECTNDCCNANNCTLKEGAQCAHGVCCQACKLKQAGTMCRGPAGACDLPEYCTGAAPYCPTNVYLLDGSSCQAGRAYCYNGMCLTHQQQCLQLWGAGARPAHDACFEDVNAAGNAFGNCGKDERGNYVKCAKSDAKCGKIQCHSAAKKPKGTNAVSIDTTIKTGGIEVKCRGTYVYSTQDGQGDLPDPGLVATGTKCGEGKVCRERRCQNASFSELETCISRCHGNGVCNSNGNCHCHRGWAPPFCDKPGLGGSVDSGPVQYDSQVGLVVGLLFAFLVLLPGVLLLFYCYRIKTSYLHKWLARRDKNKSNKMETDKAKKNSHLNPAFHLKVVGPINKASSHKGLSATSKEVLPLRPESAAVGTQPVNIVRPLRPAPLTRDVRGHRPPVPSAPRQSPQRLSPPKKPLPLNPTRSPLPRPSPLPPQRPLPLSPARGGSPVRVLTSKPSPSLLVMMPPAVGLKTASRPPGVHPHRALR